The genomic stretch TTTGAGCAAACTATACTTTTTTTAACAGAGGGTACTCCATCTTTCGGTAAGCGTCACAACAAAACTCACACTTTGTGTAAGAGATGTGGTAAGCGTTCTTTCCACGTTCAAAAGTCCACCTGTGCTGCCTGTGGCTACCCAGCTGCCAAGACCAGATCTTTCAACTGGGGTGCTAAGTCTAAGAGAAGAACCACCACTGGTACCGGTAGAATGCAATACATGAAGCACGTTGCTAGAAGATTCAAGAACGGTTTCCAAACCGGTGCCGCAAAGAAGGCCGCTTCTGCTTAAATACCTTTAAATAACTAACTTACTTCATTAGAGAGGATTTTATTTGAAATAGAAAAACCATTCATCAATAATATATGTAAGATTATTAAACAATTGGCATGGTACAGACTTGTGTGATTTATTTATAATTTTTACTCGTGGCAACATAAATACAGCCCTTTGCCGTTCCCAAGCTTTATTCTTTCCCATAAAGTTGGTTCCCGTTCATGTCACAAACCCATCGCTGCATACAAAGCATCCGCTTGTTCAACCGTCAACAAGCCAGTTTTATGTGATTCCAGTATAGTCTTCGCCATTTCCTGATAGACTTTTTGGTATCGAGCTTGCATTATCCTATAACACCGCCCATCCAGATGGTCACTCAATTCCTTGGTGATATATTCAGGCATGTCTTCGAAAGCATCTTCATAGTATCTGGCTTGATCTCTAACCGTAAGCTCATTTAACTTGTCCACAATATTTCGATGATCCGCCATATCATCGTTGGTTCTTGGCAGTTTTTCATCCATTTGTGAAGCGACAACGCGCCTCAATGCAGTTATCAGCTCATTTTCCACCTCTTTAATGTACTCCTGGCCTATGGTCTGGTGGTGGTTCATCCAAAGCTTATAAATTAGCGTCAGTGTTGACTCAATGAGTTCAACCCTACTTATTATATTAGGGTTATCTTGTCCGAGGTACGTCGACAATATCTCTTGCTGTTCTTGCGCCAAAAGCCTGGCAAGATGAGCAAACATGTTACCATTTATGATGACCGAATCCTCCGGGAATACGAGCAACATGTTATTGAATGTTAGCAGGATATCCTTTTGTAAAGATAACAACCAACCTTCAAACTCAAAGTCCAAATGAGCCTTCTGTATCGGCAAATTTTCCTTCGAGATGACTCGCGGgaagttttgaagtttATCTGTATGAATCAACTCCTCCACGAAGGCGGCCAAACTGTTATTGCCGATATTTCTAATAAGCCCATTAATATCAACAAAATGATTTTTCTCAAAACTCCTGGAATCCATGTTATCCAGATGGCTCATCAGATAGTAGTTCTTTACGTCTTTTTCCAGCAAATTGTAAAGTTTATCAAGCGGTAACTTCCACCAGCTACCATGCACAATCAAGGATCCATTTGTATCTTTAGAAGGTGGGATCAAAGTTGAGTCTTGTTGCACTGTAACCAGCATATTTGATAGAATGTTAAAAATCGCCACAATATTGAAAACTGCGTTCAGAAAGGGTCTTACGGAAACACTCAACGACAGATTGTATATGGCAGTTAATGAGtttgatatctttgaaTCAATTAATATAGCCCACAATCCGTCATTGGTGAGAAGTTGGGCGATTCGCAGTCCGCTCTCTAAGAGGTCAAACGAATAGCAGATCATCAGTTTGTCAATGAATTCGTATTGGAAAACCTGAGGCTCTAgtattttcaatttcaattcaGGGTCGTTGACGTTTCGCAGAGGTTGCCTCAGCACACGTCTATTTTCTAAAATAAAATCGCAAACGAAAAGCAGCAGGTTTTGCAAGCATAATTGTTTCACTGCACTCGGTCTAAAGATAATAATTTGATGCATCAATGCTATTAGAAATGGGACGGCTAGTTTAGACTCCTGTGAGTTGTATGATATCTTGGTAATTAAGAAGACCaggttttccaaaaatgtgTCGATAAATTTATCTAAATTCAATTTACTCTTGGCGACCATCATAAA from Huiozyma naganishii CBS 8797 chromosome 6, complete genome encodes the following:
- the LCD1 gene encoding Lcd1p (similar to Saccharomyces cerevisiae LCD1 (YDR499W); ancestral locus Anc_1.63); the encoded protein is MSGLSSDDEDDELILQLSALPPKTTLQDAPKKYATQVQNNTDQAVQQSKPNPTDNDRVLELEMKLTKARGETSMLRDKISLLNKEREKDKLNHADTDSQAKQEHERELKYMKQVIQNLKDEKKFLLMEMKTKKAVPTSASLQTNPQAQHQTPDTSTLTPLVKKRKLEDTPQYLKSNVVSLNSHRILPRESDLLFNSIMSFKLFGVDVTLLEILDVLTVKHIDTVEANDFILHSNESIGKQLRRFMMVAKSKLNLDKFIDTFLENLVFLITKISYNSQESKLAVPFLIALMHQIIIFRPSAVKQLCLQNLLLFVCDFILENRRVLRQPLRNVNDPELKLKILEPQVFQYEFIDKLMICYSFDLLESGLRIAQLLTNDGLWAILIDSKISNSLTAIYNLSLSVSVRPFLNAVFNIVAIFNILSNMLVTVQQDSTLIPPSKDTNGSLIVHGSWWKLPLDKLYNLLEKDVKNYYLMSHLDNMDSRSFEKNHFVDINGLIRNIGNNSLAAFVEELIHTDKLQNFPRVISKENLPIQKAHLDFEFEGWLLSLQKDILLTFNNMLLVFPEDSVIINGNMFAHLARLLAQEQQEILSTYLGQDNPNIISRVELIESTLTLIYKLWMNHHQTIGQEYIKEVENELITALRRVVASQMDEKLPRTNDDMADHRNIVDKLNELTVRDQARYYEDAFEDMPEYITKELSDHLDGRCYRIMQARYQKVYQEMAKTILESHKTGLLTVEQADALYAAMGL
- the KNAG0F00340 gene encoding 60S ribosomal protein eL37 (similar to Saccharomyces cerevisiae RPL37B (YDR500C) and RPL37A (YLR185W); ancestral locus Anc_1.62); amino-acid sequence: MGKGTPSFGKRHNKTHTLCKRCGKRSFHVQKSTCAACGYPAAKTRSFNWGAKSKRRTTTGTGRMQYMKHVARRFKNGFQTGAAKKAASA